TGCTCGGAGCCGCAGTCCCAGTTGTGTACGCCGGACCTCATGGCGGTCACAGAccccagaagaaaggaggatACACCACAACTACCACACTCCCTCCCAATCCAATGGACGTACGAACAGAATGCTTCCAGGTGCCGTACAGTGTCGAAAAGACATGCTACAAGGACGAGCACATTTCCCGGCCATACACGTGTCCGTCGTCATATTCTGAAGAAGTGTGCAGCACGCAGTTGGCGGAATCTCGCGATGTGTGCACTCAACTGGTGAAGAAGGAGGTCCAGTACCAGTGTCCGAAGGCAACGAAGCAAACGCTGTGCTCCCAGATCCCGGTGACGTTGAACAAGACATGCAAGAAGCA
This Toxoplasma gondii ME49 chromosome VIII, whole genome shotgun sequence DNA region includes the following protein-coding sequences:
- a CDS encoding Toxoplasma gondii family D protein (encoded by transcript TGME49_271590~Interrupted at the 3' end by sequencing gap.~Signal peptide predicted by SignalP 2.0 HMM (probability 1.000) with cleavage site probability 0.993 at residue 23~Predicted trans-membrane domain (TMHMM2.0):6-29); the encoded protein is MKVASGSAIVGLLLGAAVPVVYAGPHGGHRPQKKGGYTTTTTLPPNPMDVRTECFQVPYSVEKTCYKDEHISRPYTCPSSYSEEVCSTQLAESRDVCTQLVKKEVQYQCPKATKQTLCSQIPVTLNKTCKKQVTNKVPSSCPKILTVPECEIQSRPSQDVCYESEAYTQEYDCWGSELHRECEVDMRVVDTQCNRIVDSPVLYEYEDTVVERVCSTKLHTKEGQCKKRF